Below is a genomic region from Sphaeramia orbicularis chromosome 6, fSphaOr1.1, whole genome shotgun sequence.
tagatttagaagtgttagataatttatcctgtttttaagagttaatttcttattttaagtgttcatacatctgtagacatgcttatttctagatttaacaatcttaattcaagaaatcttgtcaagtgaaattatcttgctgcatggacagatatttcacttattttgagtaccttcttcctcagatttagtgtttttatcttgtttttagacaccccttttttgtgtgtgattgtgcATTTTCTTGCCGGTTTTCTGTAAATTGTCTTAAAATTTGCCATACACTTGGATGGAACCTCAGctattatcttatcttttctgtgCTGAATATGGCTCTGGTGTGTTCTGCCTGTTTCTGATTCTCGCTCTGTGATTGGCTGAGATGGAGAGGACCTGGACTCACCTGGCAATGAGGTAATTTAAGGACAGACGGAGGATGGCGAAGAACAGGAACATGGGGATGGTCCAACCATACCATGCTGCGTACATGTAGATCTACATGTAGAGAAGAGGCAACATGTAAATGTACAAGATTATAATGTAGAACAAACATACTAGACACATGAAGAGAAAATACAAGCTACATGACAAAAAGATCTGCCTATCATAACTAAATGAAATAATTTAGAAAATGTGCACTTATCATACTAATCTCTTAACAAGTTATGAGGTGCATTAATTGCATgtttcataacaataaaaaacaagaatTTAATGGAAAATGACTTAGCTCTTATCAACCTATAAGTTTCAAAACAAAGTCTAAAATGAGTAAATACAGATTTAATGTATCTTTGTATAACTATATAAATTCAGCAGTTCCATAAACTTAAGTTAGGAATGAGCCTATTAGTATATAAGTTTATACATTTGTTTATAACTTATTTATAAAAGTTTCTTTGAGGCACCTCATCTAAAAAAGCAGACACTTCTAAAGTTCAACCTCCTTAATTGTaggtttaatattaatattagatGACATTTTACAGTGGTGTTTAAAGGTTTGGTCCAagagaattaaattaaatttaggtTTAGATTAAAATCTAAAGGaatctttatttttaagatgGTTTTAAAGTTTGGTGAAGCACAAGTAGATTGAAATTTACCGGTAATGTAGGTACAAAAATGAACCCTTGCTAGTGGAACCCAGTAAAAGTCATAAACACTATATGTAAAATTTATGGCAGCAtccattttcagatttttcaaaatccCACATCATATTTTTCTGCATTATTGCAGCAgttgtttcttctttctttttgtcactgttttctccttttattttctttacaattttgaaaaacaaacaaaaacatgtaatgaATATGAAAACTTTTAAAGCATGAATAAGACAATGGAGACATGAAAACACAAGGATAACACAttagaacaataaaaaaaataaagtgaatgaataaaaatgtgtttattatctTAATGTGACATCAGTACACTGTCTACTCACCAGGAAGGCGATGGCTGATGTGTACACTGAGTACCAGCTGGATAAAGCAGACAGGTTCCTCATGAAGTTGGTCACAGGTCTGAATCCTCTTTctgcaacaaaacaaaccaaccaaccaatcagtgAGAACATTTTATCTAGATCTGAACAGACACATTCTTATGTAATAACAGATCTATAATAATTTAATACAgacttttagtgtattttactaaTACTGCGGTATTAATATTACAAACTATTGACAGCAGAACACACTCaaaactaccaaaaccaccacgAATTAtctttgtttacacacatctgtgtgATAATTCCTAAGTTTTCTATTTCAAACAAGAATTCATAGCtgattattttgacagtcagtcaaaACAACACTTTCTCTTATAATCTTCATCTGCTgcctcagctgatagtttacactaTAGCTGTTAGCATAGCTCTGTATTTGTGTAAGTTTTTATAGGGTGTAAGTCACTTTCAGCTCTCAACATCTCTTGTGTTAACTTGTTAactttaaattaaactaaactgaattagtctaaactaaactaaactaaactaaacttcacTCTGTGCATCAGCCCAATCTCCCTGTGTTTTGTTCAGTGTTTGGATTTGCTTCTGATGCTGTAGAAGGTACTCACTGAGTCGTCTCATGTTTTCAGTCAGCCTGTGGGTCACAAACACATCATTATTCATATTAAGGAAACATTTAGCGTGTTATATCTTCACATGTAGGTAAAAAGCTCAGGCAGTATTTGTGGTGTCATACCTTTTGGCGCTCAGGGGCTCCTCCGTCTCCACCGTCGTCTCCTCCGGCTGGAAGCGGAAGTCTTCAATATAAACACCGAAGCGTTCATAAAGCCACTTCAGAAAGCTGCTGAACAGAGACTCCTTCTGTTTTTCTGAGAGAAGAAACATTAACATTCAGAGATACAGTCACTTTttaccaaatacaaaatacaccTCAACAGTTGTGTAACGTAACTGTTAAAGTCTGCTGAAAATACGCCACCATGACCATACACTTGAAGACTTTTAAAAGAATAACATGTAGAGTTTTAGTCACAAAATAAAGAATGGCAGGGTGACTGGTTGTATTTCCTTTTCATTTCTCTAAATGCAAAAGACAGGAGCTCCAATGCTTCTTTTATTATCTCCTTTAGCTCAGGATACACTGGACTATACTTTAAAGAACAGAATGCCATCCCACAGTTCACTGCAGAAATTTGTAAACATTTTTGGCACTGCATACACACTTATATGTCTAGTACCTTGTGACACAGGATGTGGAATATTTTATAACTGCTATATATCTCCCTCTTTCTTTATGGACCAGCTGCCAGAGCCTTTGACTGACGTTTTAAAGTCTAGACAACATCTGAATGTGACGCAGATCTGAATATAAACATTCCAATGTGCAATTTCTCCCTCTTCCTGATGCTCTATAGTTGAATAAAAATAGCATAACTGCTTGAACTCTTCACACTTATGGTGAAATGACATTATTTTGATAACATATTGGTGATATTCTCATTACAGATAGTATAGATGCAGTAGCAGCGTTCAAAGCCGATGTttacacatgaacacaaacacacagcagcgCAGTAAAGCACATACCTTCTAACAAAGGAAATTGTCGGCAATAAATCAATATATCATTACAGGGTTCCACATACAAAACTTGTAAGAGACAGGTGTTTGTGAAAGGTGTGTTTGTGCAGCTCACCTGAAAAGCTAACTGCAGGTGTAAGAGGGGGCGGGGCTCTGCGAGAGTGAGAAGGTGAGTCTTCAGATCTGCAATGTAACAGAAGTCAAACATGAGTCAGATTTTAAAAAACAGACAGCAGGAGGTGGTTAAATAGAGTTACGTCTGAGTGAGCACCTGGATCTGAGGGTGTCGTTGATCTTCTGCTCCAGTTCCATGCGTCGGTTGCGCTCCCGCTCAAGATCCTGTTTCAGGGAGTCCACATTCGACTCTTCCCGAAGTTTTTTGAGTTCTTCCTCTGAATGTGACAGTAAGATCAGAGTGAATCATTCATTACACCTCACTGgaaattcattttccaaaccacatAGTCCTCATAGGGGTCACAGGGGGTGTCGGAGCCGTAGTTCATGCACAGCCgtcatatagagacaaacaacaattcactctcacattcacacctatgggcgacaTAGGTGGAACAATCAACCatttaaggtgcatgtctttggacgctGGGAGGaaaaacccacgcagacatgaggagaacatgtactccacacagaaaggcctggCACCAGATGTTGAACCTATGACCTGCTTActttgaggtgacagtgctaaccactgcaccaccgtgctaACCATAAGCATGATCATGCAATAGTggcacaataaaaataaaacagttcaTGTGCATGAAACAGTTAAACTCACGGAGGAAATGTTTCTCTAACAGGGCGACTTCCAGGAGACCTTTGACCTCAATCAGGTCTGTTCTGGTGTCATCTTGTAGAGCAGCAGAAAATGAGCCAGGACCAGCCtgacgcacaaacacacaaagcacagatGAATATTAGCTGGTTATCAGATCTGAGAACTCAGAGATGCTCCTCTGTTAACAAGCTTTcatattaacatttttaacaaCCTGCTGACTGAAgattactattttttcatcatttctcTGTAGAAATCAAAGAGGGCAAGAAAAAAGTCCTCAATGAGGGATTCTAATGAGTAACAGAAACAACAGGAACAGAAGACAGCTCCCTCTAAAATACTCAGTTTATCAGTGGTTCATTATTGGTTGGCCTGGTTGAGTGCATGTTAACATGTAGACTTGTTCATACTGATGGCTGTAGGTAGGTGGTAAGAGCAGCTGTCAGTCCTGGCATCATACATGTGTGTGATCATACCTGAGCATCACTCTGTGACTctgcctccccctccccctccctcagcTCCTCCCCCTCTCTGACAGAGTTGCGGGGCCTCAGTAGGACTTCCTCGTTGCATTCTGTGTCTGATGTGTTCGGAGAATCAACCAGGTCCAACTCATCCCGTTTCTGACCCCGAAAGCGGATTCTGTCCAGACGCCTCAGCATAGCGGTTACCGTGGAGACCGTCTCTACCTGGACATGGCTGACAAATGCTGAAGAAAGGAAAAGCAGAAGTGTGATGCTTTCACATCTTCATGAAAGTTTCATGATTTCCAGGTTGACGTCAGTCAAATTTACaccattttagtttttgtttttttggggtttttttttttagttttcttatgACATTAACATAAATGtttgacaaaaagaaaatttaCTGAAAAATATAACAAACTCATATTCCATGAATATGTCAAAAAAACACGTGTTTGACATTTCTTTATTTCAACTTGTTGTGATTGATCAGCATCTAAGTTGTAGTAAGTAAAAAAACAATCAGCTCTTTAAAAAGATGCTAAGCATTTTGACAAACTGACTATTTGTGTACACTCCTACTCTACTACAACAATTCCTACAaggactggtttaactggttctGATGTTTCCATTTGTCCCTCTGCTTATCACTCTGACCAAGCACACAGCTGCATATCTCTACATGTAGAGCAAATAACTTTAATTACTTTATTCTCCTCTTCATTTAACTTTAATTTGGTCTCCACTAACtcttaaaaaagtctttcaaCAGCATTTTCAGTAATGATGATATAATATAACAAACCTAAATTTCCCATGGAAATATAACATTTCCATTCATTTCAGTAACGATTTTATATTGAATTATTTTGATTAAATGTGTAAATAGACTGACAGTTCACTGTTGGGCTGGgcaaaaacacaaagacagataTTACAGCATcattttattaccctgccccctgaaggggaggaaagggtttgttctgtttgtttgttaacgctctagcagcaaaactattggttgaattcatgccaaattgggattatagatcgccagtgacccagaatagatgtgattacagtttcagaaaagtaagtcaaagtttcaatttttatgaatttttaaaatcttttttcttctcccatttacttatcttGGGCataatttcacatctataaaaacattaattttctttcaatttacttcaaaattaGCACATACATgttggcaattgatatgctgacatcagcacacgcatacacatgatgacatcagctggatcgatgccaaaataagctacaacacgtataaggagcggggtttgttgtgcctggcaacacttgttttgtggttattatcattattgtgatACATATTTAAAAGTTGCTGTTTTACTTAATCCAACTGACTGCTGGAGCCTggagtactttttttttaatcacatttttattatgtGCCAGAAGTTTCTATTATATTGTATGTCACACTGTTTTGTTATTAATTATAGTGGATGTCACCTGCTTGGTGCAAAACAAAACTTCTTATAACTTGAGTTAAACTGTCTGGGATCATCTGCACAAAAGCATGAATAAGAcaggtcatcaaaaacaacattcCTGTTTCATCCAGTTTATTCTAAAAGACCTAAactcaccagtgaccaaaagcctctactgatctaaaatgtttaataacatttACCCACTAATCCCATCGATGCATTTTCCTAATTCAGCTATTATGCAGTTTCTAAGCTTTTCATTataatcatcagatatgacccatttggacgttcaaaagctctgtagtgaacattgaaacactgtcattttctctaacactgattcatcagtgaaACCCATGTAGGTTGACAGATGACAGCAGATGTAGatggtttttatattcagttagtgatatattttacagaaaatgcCACATTTTTCCTTAAGTTTTCTGTTTCAATACAATAACCAGTGAATGtactcagagctttaatgaatatctatatcatcagtatattaaatacatgctaatcaacataattattgtacaagacaaaccaCTGAAACACGGTGTGCTCTGCCTCTAGGCAGAATAAATCAGTTACAGCGAACTGTTTTTTATTgggccatggttgcatggaatggattgccagggtttttgttgttggaaaataatagaaaatgttttcaaaagaaattaaaacttttttgtttacacagcaggcatgaaatggaatgagtattgctaatattgaaagatgtcttatgatttgtatcagacagctattgtttggtgaaggagtaTGAATGTATAGTatttatgttgtttgtttgtttgtttatttatttttaattgcattgggctgttgtatatgtcctgtttgtgtgtgtgtgtgggcgtgaatggcgtaagattaatgtaaaataattaaaattgtaatgtaatgtagaggagaccccaggaagaataacaactgaatcatcagttgctaatggggatcttaataaatgaaatgaaatgaaatacaagaaaacatctgattttcactaaaaaaaaattgcggaatgcagagaataatattgtaataaatagtgataaatcacttaggaaagattaaatgtagagatTGTAGAAATGTCTAGGTTTTAATGGTTAACTTAACAAACATTTTATCATGACAGTTGccttcactgtttatttcacagatttgacaggttttgtttgtttttttgtttcttttttacaaatttacaaatgaAACCATTGTCTTTCTTTTCCTTTAAGGACCAAAAAGCAGCCTTCAAACTGTAAAGAATTAATTATTCGGCGTTAATGGTGATATTTACCCCTCTATCCAGACTAATGCAATAACACTGCTGTCTCCTCCGCCCAgcccataacacacacacacgcacgcacgcacgcacacacacacacacacacacacacacacacacacacacacacacacacacacacacacacacacacacacacacactgcttggCTTCCATTGAGCTTTACGCACCGGCACGCGCACCACCTGAGCGGACGACAGCCAATCAGGTGTTGTTTACCTGCAGGACCTAAAAATACCCGGTCCGGTCCGAGGGGCCCGTGTTGGACCGGGTTGGACCGGATAGAGGGGAGAACAGAGCCGAGGTGGAGGACAGAACCGGAGGGGCGGAGGGGGAACAGGTTTCTCACCGTGAATCGAAGCTGGAGCAAACTTTCCCTCTTCGGTGACCGCGGCGCTCCAAACCCGTTCCAAGCCAGGCCAAACGTAGCCAGACTCCTGCTTGAACCGCTCCGGACCAAACTCCTTCTCCTCTACCCGCACTTAGCCCCTCTGATCCAGGCTGTCTGCTTGAACAGGACCGGGGCTTCCTCCGTACCTGAAACAATCACAGCTGTGGGCGGGGCAGCCAGTGACGGACAAACGCGGAAGTGACGTCACCACGCACGGCGTTCTTAAAGGAAACGGCGCAGGCGGAACAGGAGCGACACAACTTTCCGTGTTTAGAAGAAACTAgtgtactttaacagacaggtgtgGCTGTCGTATTGTGTTGACAGAGAGGTGCGGTTGTTGCAGCGTGTTTCAGgttaatatttaacatttgaaCCCGTTTGTAAACCTGCAGAGTCTCACCTGGAGGCGGATATGGTCTCCACTGTCCAGAATACCGACATTGAACAGGTAAGACTCAGCCCAGGCAGGTGTGTATAGGTCTGTGCAGGTTTTAGTTCAAGATAACTAGATCTCTGTTCCTGCAGCAGCACTTTATTTAACTGAAGAGAAGTTTGATCTTTACGATAAAAGCAGACTCTTACAAATAAGGTACTGACATTGAAGTTGACAAAGTATACAGATTCGTGCAAGAGTTAGAATTAGATGTAAACTACTCTTCCTGAAACTTTTTACCATCCATTCTGGTCTTGTAGTTTTTTCTTACTTTGAAAGGATGTTACTAATATGTACTCTTTATTACAGACATGTGATTGTACAAATAAAGACGCAAAtacattctttatttatttatcattttagttTACAAAGACCATGTACAAAAACATTCATACCAGAGAGAAAAGACATGCTGTACCAGATTTCCATGGATAGGTGATATTCAAAGTAGTGGCTAAAATATGGGAAGTCAAACACAGGAGGTCTGACCACACCATGCCCCCCAACCCCCCGAGTCTCCACGTATAGTCATATTATGAGACACATCACCATAACATATACTCCAGGGTGATGGGGTACTAAAATGTTGGCAACGCTAATGTCCTCACAAGAAAATAAATTAAACCTAACACATTTTCTGACCTCCTGGGAGTTGATTCCATCCGTTCATGGTTTTGAAAGGGAATGTAGATGGTCCAAAGACATGAGTTCCTTTACACGTTACAGTCCCACTGAGTTGTTGACATTGACACTCTGGTCATTTGTTCTAAGCAAAGATCTCTTAGATGTGCAGCATTATGAaataaaattctcaaaatttgacttttttttttccaagtgcaTGACAATGATGATACAATTGTGCTTTCTCAACTTTattcataaagcactttaagaacaacCACTGCTTAAAGTGCAGTATGTCAATCATAAAAACATATACAACTAGCAGTAATAATTTCTCATCTGGGAGTTTGGTATTTCCCACCAATTTTTATGCTCACCAATGAAACACCATAATTCTCTGTTGATTAAGGAACTGGAACTTTAAGCATTATGTAATTACATCTctacacacttaaaaaaaaaagtttaatgcaTCAATTACAGGAATTGTTCACTGTGGCACCATTTACACCACCAGTGTTTATGAAATGTCACTATAAATCAaacatggttgtttaagaaatgagaagctactcactgttGCAACTGAAACATGTTAAAGGTTTAGATATTTTATACAGTTagtattattatgtaatttttttgcatccaaacatTGACCATTTTAATCAAAATAATAAAAGCTGGTGTATTGGTCTTTCAGTCCTTGTCAGGTGATAATCAATCATCTTGTGTCTCCTGTGCAGAAGGATGCTGAACATGCCGTGGTTGTTGCTATGACGTTTAAAGCTGTTTTTGGatctgatgatggtgatgatgtttACGGTGCAGGTGTGGCCTTCACATTACTGCAGGTCAGAATTCAACACAATCTGTGATATTACACTTCTACATCCTTACACCAAACCAGACAAATCAGTTTCTGTCTTGCTAAAGCAAATAATTCATGCAAATGGCTTGTAAAACTGACGACTACACACTGATAAATGGAAAAACATGAGGATTTTACTTTTTCTGTGTGTGGACTAGTTTATAATCTAGTTGACATACATGTAGTAAGCACACAGGCAAAATGTGTAAAGTATGGATATGCATTCCAAGTGTAACACAATAGAAATCAGAGGACTTGAACAACAGAAGAgtattaaagaaaacaaaaaacaagactgTCTTTGTTCTGCTCAATGATGTTAAATCTTTTGTGAGCGCCTCCTTTGTACAAACCAGACCCTTTTTCCAGTGGTCAAGAGTTTACTACCATCAGGTGCACTTGCAGTTTTATAATTACTGAACAGTTGTGGCATAAATTGACTCTTCACATGCATTTGATTCACCTTTGAGATTGTTCTTCAACCTATCACAAAaacatgaggggaaaaaaaacaggaagcagCAAAGTTTACAAAACCAAAATTTGTGTCACTACCTAAATGTTTGACTGTGACCTTATCACAAAATTACAAAACTGACTGTAAAGCAGAGATTATTTCACTTTCAGATTGGCTGCAACAACCAATATGTTTCCAGAGCTTCATGAGCCAGtgtttaattatttaaaaaaacagtcACATCATCTGCTGAATATTTAAGACACTTTTTTCATTGTGCTACATTCCCACATCACTAGTAGTTTATTTTGTCCCACATACACAGCCTGGTGCCAGAAATAAGCTCCAAAAGTGAATTAATCTGGCGCTTATAATCATCCCCAGCAAATGCAgcctttcattttgttcattagctAAAACCTACAgtattttgttttgggttttttttctgtccagGCTCTCCAAACAGTGAATGAACGGCTGCTGTTGGAAAATCCGTCCGAGATGCTGCTGTTTGACATTATCCTGATCACCACCGAcaggcagcagcaacagcagagtGATCGCATCATGAGCAGCACCAGACACCACGGTAACTTTATCTACAGATCATCACTTAAATGTAAAACCTCAGGACCACTGGTGAATGTGGGTAACTTTACCACACACTCCGTTACTTTGCACTTGAAGCTGTTTAGTAACAAAGTATTAAATATTTGTGACGTTGACGCAGATTTAGACTCATTTGGGATTCTGTTGTCAGGTCTGCAGATCCACAGGTTCTGTTTCTCCTGTGAGGACGACTTCACGGACAGTTTACTGCAGAATAAGGTGCACCTCTTCCTCTCGACAGATAAAAATGAGACGGTGCAGGCGGCGTCCAGAGGTCAGCAgggttttctcttcttttttctctcaTGATGAAAATATATAGTGCCCTGGAAAATGAAACGACAATGTCTTGagtatttttcacaaataaatatTTAGTTTTTCTTCATACTCAGTAAGGGCATTTTAAATGTACGCACACTGTTTATTTCCCATAAGACCTCATTAGAGCACTAAATGTGAATTAATTAGGATTTATGTAAGGCCCTGAAAAGTAGGACTAtgagttaggaaaaaaaaaattaaaactaccaatgaaaatgtaatgttgtcaattgaaataaaaacaaactcaataaaaaatatgaaaaccacAAGAATAAACAACACAGCATGAATTCAAACAAAATAGAATCGCAGGTAAAAATCAGTCGTTTCCTTTCAGTGTTAATCATTAATGGTTTATAAGAGTAAAATGTCTGATGGCCTTGTTAAATTTACACAGTGCATTGTGTCATCATAGCTTTTCCAGGTTCAGTAAAGGCTTCTGTCATAATAGCTAATAAATGAAattcctcaaaataaaactaaaaccaaTTATAGTAAAGCAACCGAAGAATAGGagtcagaaaaacaaacacaaaaccaaataaaattaaatatagctACATGTGTGGAGAAAATAATCCCTCAGATGACTGGTTTTTCAGGTGTCCTCTCAGCGCTGGTCGACCATCAGACCACTCTATGTTCATCTCAGCAGCTCAAAGTTGTGTTCTGTGGAGACTCCATCGTCCAACCTGACGCCGACATAAACGCAGCCAGCCGTCAGGCCGCCGAGGTGTGTTCAACAAAACCTTTCATACCGAACATTCTTGAACACTGATCTGAACTCTGTCGTTTGAGTGTGGATCAGTAACTCTCACCCGCCGTCACCTGCAGGTTTTCTCAGCTCAGCTTGGTGAGATGCGGAGGAGGTTCGGCGCGTTAGACAGCCCGCTCAGCATCGTCGTCATGACATCATCGGGTGGCAGGGACAGCTGTTGCAGCGCTCTGCGGACGCTGCGGACC
It encodes:
- the LOC115420792 gene encoding cytosolic 5'-nucleotidase 1B, whose protein sequence is MVSTVQNTDIEQKDAEHAVVVAMTFKAVFGSDDGDDVYGAGVAFTLLQALQTVNERLLLENPSEMLLFDIILITTDRQQQQQSDRIMSSTRHHGLQIHRFCFSCEDDFTDSLLQNKVHLFLSTDKNETVQAASRGVLSALVDHQTTLCSSQQLKVVFCGDSIVQPDADINAASRQAAEVFSAQLGEMRRRFGALDSPLSIVVMTSSGGRDSCCSALRTLRTRGLSVDEAHCLAGAPRGIILSVLRPHFQLSDGLSGLQD